The DNA sequence CCGCTGCTTCTCGTAACGGGCCAGCCGCAGGTCATAGTCCGCCTGCAAGCCTGACCACATTTCCGCCGTGGTGCCAAAGAACCGGGCGAGCCGCAACGCGGTGTCCGCGGAGATGGCGCGGTTCTCCTGCACGATTTCATTGATGCGGCGGGGTGCAACACGGAGCGCACGGGCCA is a window from the Verrucomicrobiota bacterium genome containing:
- a CDS encoding HigA family addiction module antidote protein; this encodes MKTNKLAPIHPGEILREEFMKPLNLSQNALARALRVAPRRINEIVQENRAISADTALRLARFFGTTAEMWSGLQADYDLRLARYEKQRQIERDVEPLATMQPAAP